The Croceibacterium sp. TMG7-5b_MA50 genome segment GATCGCGCGGCCAAGGAACGCCCTGCCCCCTCCGGCGGTTCTCCTGCCATGTGCCGCCCCTGGCAAAGGGGTTGGCGACCCGAGGAGAGCAATCATGGGTGAATACGAGCCCGATGACAGCCGCGACGTCACGCTGAAGCCGAACAACGTGCCGGGCGAGCCCACGCCGACCGGCGCGCGCGAGGACGAGGCACGGCAGAAGGCGAAAGCCAGCAAGACGCAGCCCGCGCAGCAGCAGCAGGCCCAGTCGATGGACGACAAGGGCATGAGCCAGTCGCTGGGCGGGATGAGCCAGTCGATGGGCAAGGTTGAGCCCAACACCGCGCGTGATGTCGGCAAGGAGGAGCAGCCCCATGCGCCTGGAGAGTCGCGGGTGAAGGCGGAAACCTTCGAGCAGAAGGACGTGGAAGTGGTCGATCCGGCGCCATGGGGCGCGGAGGCCAGCCCGCCGTCCGAGCCTGAGCCCAACCGTGAGAGCGACACCGGCATCGGTGGCGACACTTACGACAGCTATGCCGACACGCTGAGCGAGCAGGCGAGCGGCACCGGCGAGGCGCAGCGCCGCCAGGCGGCCGAGCAGGGCGATGCCGGCGATGTGCCCGCCACCGATGACGATGACGCAGATGCGATGGCCGCCGACAATGAAGGCCGCGGCTACGGCGATTCATCGGACGCGCGGCTGGCCGCCCTGCGCGGCGACAAGTCCTGAACCTGAAAAACCAACGGAGACAATGACGATGGCTGATGCAAGTGCGATCCGCGAACACATGGAAGTGATCGGCGCCGATGGTGTGCATGTCGGCACGGTGGACAAGGTCGAAGGCGACCGAATCAAGCTGACCAAGAAGGATTCGGGCGCGGAGATCGAAGGGGCGGAGGGCACCCATTCGGGCCACCACCACTTCATCTCGCTGGGCCTGGTGGCCGAGGTCGAGGGCGATCAGGTGCGCCTGAGCACCACGGGCGCCAACGCCCAGTTGTTCGAGGAAGAGGAAGGCGACGCCTGATCCAGGCTGACCTTCCCTGATCCGGCGCGGCCCGTCACCTGAGTGGCGGGCCGCGCTGCGTTTGCGGCGCCGCCAAACGGTTGTCCTTACCCGCGGCCTGTCCGACGCGGATTGATCTTTACGGGTTCCTTATGCGCGGACGGCTGTTTGCCCCGCGCAAGCTGACGCCTCTCCGCCCCATGTGCTGCGGCGCATGGAGGAGATCGTGTCATGTCATTCGACCTTGGGCTGGGTGCGGCAGTTGCCGCGCTGGTGCTCGCCTATCTTGTCGCGGTGCTCGCGCGCCCTGAACGTTTCTGAGCGGGGGCGCGCACGATGACGCTATCCGGCTGGACCCTGATCGGCCTGTTCCTCGCCCTTGTGGTCGCCCTCGCCCGCCCGGCGGGTGCGGCGATGTACCGCCTGTATGACACGCACCCGCTGCGCGGTGAAGGCGCGCTGTACCGCCTGATCGGCGCGGGTACCGCCGAACAGGGCTGGGCCGGTTATGCCATCGCGGTGCTGGCGTTCAACCTGGCGGGAATCGCATTGCTGTTCGCCATCCTGAAGCTGCAGGCCGTGCTGCCGCTGAACCCGCAGGGGTTCGGCAGCGTGGATACCTGGCTGGCGTTCAACACCGCCGTCAGCTTCGTCACCAACACCAACTGGCAGAATTACGGCGGGGAGACGACCCTGTCCCACTTCAGCCAGATGGCGGGGCTGACGGTGCAGAACTTCCTGTCCGCCGCCACCGGCATCGCGGTCGCCTTCGCCTTCATCCGCGCGCTGTCGCGCGGCGGCACCCCGACGCTGGGCAATTTCTGGGTGGATGTCACGCGTATCACCTTGTGGCTGCTGCTGCCCGCCTGCGTCGTGCTGACCATCGCCTATGTCGCCATGGGCGTGCCGCAGACGCTGTCCGCGGGCGTCACGGCGACCACGCTGGAGGGTGCGGAGCAGGTGATCGCGCTGGGGCCGGTCGCCTCGCAACTCGCCATCAAGATGCTGGGCACCAATGGCGGCGGCTTCTTCAACGTCAATTCGGCGCATCCGTTCGAAAACCCCTCCGCGCTCAGCAACCTGTTACAGATGCTGACCATTTTCGTCGGCGGGGCGGGCCTGACGCTGACCTTCGGCCGGGCGGTCGGCAATATGCGGCAGGGCTGGACCATCCTGGCGGCGATGCTGCTGCTGTTCGTCGCCGGATTGGCGCTCGTCTACTGCGCGGAGGCGGCGGGCAACCCGCTCCACGCCGGTCTCGTTGGCGGCAACATGGAGGGCAAGGACGTGCGTTTCGGCATCGCCGCGACTGCCCTGTTCGCCGCCGTGACCACCGCCGCCAGTTGCGGCGCAGTGATCGGCATGCACGACAGCTTCATGCCGCTGGGCGGCCTCGTCACCCTGTTCAACATGCAATTGGGCGAGGTGATCGTGGGCGGCGTGGGCGCGGGGTTCTACGGCATCCTGATCTATGCCGTGCTGGCGGTGTTCATCGCCGGGCTGATGGTCGGCCGCACGCCCGAATATCTCGGCAAGAAGATCGAGGCGCGGGAGATGAAGCTGGCGGTGATCGCCATCGCGGTGCTGCCGTTGTTCATCCTGGGCCTGACCGCGATCGCCAGCGTGACGCAGGCCGGGCTTGCCGGGCCGCTGGCAAGTGGGCCGCATGGCTTTACGGAGATCCTGTACGCCTACACCAGCGCGGTCGCCAACAATGGCTCCGCCTTTGGCGGGCTGACCGGCAACACCCCGTTCTACAACGCGACGCTGGCATTGGGCATGTTCGTCGGCCGGTTCGGCGTGATCCTGCCTGCGCTCGCCATAGCCGGCGGCCTTGCGGCCAAGCAGCGGCAGACGGCTGGACCGGGCACCTTCCCCACCACGGGCGCGCTGTGGATCGGCCTGCTGGCGGCCATCATCCTGATCGTCGGCGGCCTCACCTTCCTGCCCGCGCTCGCCCTCGGCCCGATCGCCGACCAGGCGCAGATCGCCGCTGGCACCATCCTTTGAGGGCATGAACCCATGAACCAGACCCTGTTCACCGGCCCGCTGCTGGCGGGCGCCGCCCGCGATGCCTTCGCGAAGCTCAACCCCGCCGCGCTGATCCGCAATCCGGTGATGTTCGTGACGGCGATCGTGGCGGCCCTGTCGACCGTGCTGTGGCTGCGCGGCATTGCCACGGGCACCGGCAATCCCGCCTTTGAAGGGCAGCTGGTCTTCTGGCTGTGGCTAACCGTACTGTTCGGCAATTTCGCCGAGGCGCTGGCGGAAGGCCGGGGCAAGGCGCAGGCCGCCAGCCTGCGGGCGACCAAGGCGGACCTGACCGCCAAGCGGCTGGCGGCGACCGGCGGCGAATGGCGGCAGGTGCCGGCCCATGAGCTGAAGGTGGGCGACCTGGTGCTGGTCGATACCGGCGACCTGATCCCCGCCGATGGCGAGGTGGTGGACGGCGTCGCATCCGTGAACGAGGCCGCGATCACCGGTGAATCCGCGCCTGTCATCCGCGAAGGCGGCGGGGATCGGTCCGCCGTCACCGCCGGCACCCGCGTCATCGCCGACCGGATCACCGTG includes the following:
- a CDS encoding DUF2171 domain-containing protein, which encodes MADASAIREHMEVIGADGVHVGTVDKVEGDRIKLTKKDSGAEIEGAEGTHSGHHHFISLGLVAEVEGDQVRLSTTGANAQLFEEEEGDA
- a CDS encoding potassium-transporting ATPase subunit F; the protein is MSFDLGLGAAVAALVLAYLVAVLARPERF
- the kdpA gene encoding potassium-transporting ATPase subunit KdpA, with product MTLSGWTLIGLFLALVVALARPAGAAMYRLYDTHPLRGEGALYRLIGAGTAEQGWAGYAIAVLAFNLAGIALLFAILKLQAVLPLNPQGFGSVDTWLAFNTAVSFVTNTNWQNYGGETTLSHFSQMAGLTVQNFLSAATGIAVAFAFIRALSRGGTPTLGNFWVDVTRITLWLLLPACVVLTIAYVAMGVPQTLSAGVTATTLEGAEQVIALGPVASQLAIKMLGTNGGGFFNVNSAHPFENPSALSNLLQMLTIFVGGAGLTLTFGRAVGNMRQGWTILAAMLLLFVAGLALVYCAEAAGNPLHAGLVGGNMEGKDVRFGIAATALFAAVTTAASCGAVIGMHDSFMPLGGLVTLFNMQLGEVIVGGVGAGFYGILIYAVLAVFIAGLMVGRTPEYLGKKIEAREMKLAVIAIAVLPLFILGLTAIASVTQAGLAGPLASGPHGFTEILYAYTSAVANNGSAFGGLTGNTPFYNATLALGMFVGRFGVILPALAIAGGLAAKQRQTAGPGTFPTTGALWIGLLAAIILIVGGLTFLPALALGPIADQAQIAAGTIL